In Fusarium fujikuroi IMI 58289 draft genome, chromosome FFUJ_chr02, the genomic stretch TCATTGTAGCCACTACAGTGAGTGCGGGACTTTACACTGCTCCATATCAGGATATGCCGGGTTGGGTGCCCAGACATCCCGAGCGCCTTGGATCATTATGGGCACAGATTGGGGACTGGATACGATTTGTGGTAGTCGACCTGACCCATCCGTGGAGTTGGAAGTCCCCGATGTCTGAATATGATAGTCATCTATGGACGATTCCAATCCAGTTTCGCGCCTCCATGATTGTCTATCTCACACTTCTCGCCTTAGCAAGAGCCCGTGTCTGGGTTCGAGGGACaacaatcttcttcttgtgtcTGTATGCGCTGCAGCAAGGAAGATGGGAAATGTATCTGTTCTTCGCTGGGGTATTTCTCTCCGAGAGGAGCCTCAAGAGTCATGATAGTTCTGAAGCTCAACCCAGTGATGGCGGCGAATCTGCTACAAGTCGAAGTCCATTACGGTCCTCACTTTGGCCAGGAATCATCCACAGatttttgtttcttctcgGACTATACTTGAGCTCATACCCCCGAGCCAGAAATGCGGGATTCTCTACACCCGGTTACTTATTGCTATCATCACTGACAGATCGATACATCTATTGGCAATCTTATGGCGCGACCCTGATCTGCTGGTCTTTGAGTAGAGATAGATTGCTCCAGAAACCTTTCACATCACGCCCGCTTCGATACTTGGCGAAGATCTCATTTACATTGTATCTAGTTCATGGCCCTGTTTTGCATCTCTTTGGGTATTCTATGGTACCTGCTTTCCAGGGCTTGACAGGCAGCTCTACTGAGTGGCAATATGAGTCAGGGCTACTGCTAGCCCTCGCAGTGTTGGCCCCTGTGGTTGTTTGGATTGCAGACGTATTTTGGAGAGCGGTAGATAAGCCTTGTTCTGTCTTGGTTGTTCGTACTATAGAGCCTTTCTTTATCGACTAGAACAAATTTAGGATTTGTCGACAGGTTACTTGTCTAGCTTTCTCTTCCCCAAAAAGCAGATTGTGGCACACACTTCCAAGGGTTGGCCAATGTTGCTGCCAAACCTCCCCCCGTCAGTTTCGGCTTCTACTAGCCGCTGACATGCAGTTTCGTAGAGCATCACcgcttttagtagctatcACAGGAGATACCGTTGCCGCTTGATCCGTAACCTACTGTCAGATAACATAAAAAAGCGCAAATCAAGGATCATCACCGGCTTGAGTTACATAATTCCGCCCCCAAGAACTTTTGGAAGCTGTGGGTGAATGGCGATCTTCTGTGACCGCTATGAGTATTACCTCGCGCTGGTGTCTTAGAGGTTTTCCGTTTTTTTGTCCGCTTTAGGCCATTTAAACGTCGCTGGGTGCATGTTTTACATAACCCTGTCGACTCTGCTGATCTCTGAGTCTTCATTGCATATGTGGAGAGTGACGCTTGCTGCAATGCTCACACGTCTATTGGCTTACACATAAGGGTTTAGCCGACGGTCCGTGAGCACGTAATCGTAGTCCACTATCACACTACCTGTGATCTGTACATGTTCAATAGCGGTAACAAAGAACCTCCCACTGAGTGGCCATTACTTCATGAACCCGAACTGGCTCTGACAGATTACCCAGCGAGATAACATCGTCCAAACTGGATCCCGACAGGGACTCGTTGGCATGTACCCTGGTATTCTGTCTAGGACCCTGATAGGTCTTGGTCCTGCTTTCGATATCCTGCTGCTGCCATAGCCACCATAACCGATCTACCTGGGCGTGATGCAGATAAAACACAGGATCTACAACAAGAGTGTCAGAAGTTACTGCACGGAAGAGACAACTGTGATCTTACCATTCGGTGCGGTCAACCCGTAAAAGTCCCCTCGCACAAACTGGGGTATCGAGTTGTGAGCTTGGacttcaagagcatcaacaAATTCCTCGTATGATTGGAGGCTCAGCACGCTGTTGATAGCGTCGATCGTGACTCGATTTTCCAGCTTGGTCTTTTTCTCACCCCCCTGGAACCCTCGGCTGAGACAATGAGGATTCTTCAAGATATCGAATCCATGTCCATTGGACTTTGACTGCCAGTGGCGGGTTGCATTCGCAAAGGGACCTTCTGGAACACAATGGCCCCCAAACATCGTGGGTAAAGAGCTTCGGCTTGTACCATTACCACCGAAACCATCGATAGGATCAAATATCGGAGAGGCGGCAAGGTCATGTGCGTCCAACGCCCAGTCCCAGTACCTAGACCAAATTCGTTAGCCGATCTTCATAGGCGAGGGTCAAGAGGCACTTGTCAGACTTACGGCAAGGATCCGTGAAAGTCGCACTCCTCTGTTAACGCCTTTTCATATGTGTGGATAAAATATCGATGCCAGGGTAGGAATGAAGCAGCGTAATGAGTGACAGTGCCTTCGAAGACATGCATATAGGCAAAGTCATCGTAGCGACTACTCCCCGGCTCAAAGTGCGATTCTTTCTCAGCTAGACAGACCACAGCACTGATGTAGTCTTTCTTCTGTGTTTTGTTCAGTTCCCTCCACTCCATTCGTCTCACCGGTTGTATACAGCTTGTTGGAGCTCTCGTCAGTGAAACTCCCCAAGAAATGATGATTCCTATGAATAAGACTGCAGCGAGgcagatgctgatgagacACGAGTTGTACATGGAACCATTCTCTTTTTCGATATCTCTGTAATCATGTTAGCAAGCTGGCTAGAGTATCTAAGATGGCCTGTGAAATTTACTCTGGCTCATGATTTACCAGAGGCTGGTACTTCCACTTTCGAGACAAGACTCGCGAAATCCTTTTGTAGAGTGATTCCATGATATTAAAAATGGCCTATAGAGAGCAAAGATTCAAGAAATATCGAAAAGAAAATGAGAACTTGGAATTAGACTTCATTCCATAAATCTTTGAAGGACTCAAGTCGACATGGTTTTCACGTCATGACATGGGCACCGGATGTGGCACTGAATGCCACTTGCGGATTGGGTTAGTTAGCTTGGACTACTGTGTCACATCGGTTGAATCCTAGTAGATATCTCCAACGCTATCATCAAATCGTTCTCCTCTTACTGCGGAGATCTGACAGGGTAGTTGGGGGTgcacaagacaagacaggcACCCTTCCCCCTTGGACATTGGGGGCTTCACGCTTGACAAAGATCAACCACAGACGCTGGATCTTTGTGCTTTGGTCTTTTACACAGTCGGTTCTTGAGATACTCCCCAACTCTCTTTCAGTTCCGCATCTCCCTTCTCCTCACTACCCACAGCATCATGTCCTTCAATAAGGAGATGGAGCAAGACGCCTTGCTATCAGAAGACGCAAATaggtcttctttctctgatTCAAATGTTGAGTCACAAACTGAGACGCATCCTTTCATACAACCACCCGGAAAGGCTACTTTTTCAAACCTGTTTCCATGGCAAGCTATTCTGATACACACGTGTATTTTTATTGTTTATAGCATATTGATGCTACTCCTCGTAGTTCCTGTCTGGAATTCCCGTGAGAGAGAAGTCGCATACAGTAAGTTATCAAATCCGCTTTTCAGTTTCCTTCTCACACAGTTTTATCAGTCCCGTTTAATCCTGGACCACAGGCCCAGGTATTCCAGCACAAACACTCGGTCTATGTTGGCAAACCGTCATCTCAGCTAGATGAGGCATGGAAGGAAATgctaaaaagtaaatatcTTTGCTCTCCACTTGATGTTCTCCCAGACTAACGTGTCATGAGACTCTAATATTCGCATtaaagaagatgagatgaatcACATACCTGGTAGAAAGGAGCAGGCCATCGAGCTGCCCGATGGAGGTTATTTTGCGACACTCAACGTTTACCACAATCTTCACTGCATTGTATGTTTATATTCCCAAGTTCTCTCCATATGGCCTGAGGATTCCTGACAACATATTACTTACAGAAACGCCTTCATCATTATATGTATCCAGATTACTACTTCCCTAATATCACAGAAGAACAAAAGAGGGCGAATGAGTACCACAACCGTGAGTTCACTGGCTATTTCTTGCCGCATCTTCTCACTGACGAAATATCCAGATCATTGTTTAGATATGCTTCGACAGAGCATCATGTGTCAAGGCGATATGCAGCTTCTGACGATGAAATGGCGGCAGGATGGCCGTATTCCAACCGCAAACTTCACATCACCTCATCAGTGCGTTAATTGGGGTAGATTGGAGAGCTGGGCTACCAGCCGGAGGATTGTCCATCTAATGGATCCTGGATATTTGAACCATCCGACTTTAGGGCCAGCGTATCCTGATGGTCATGGAGATCTGATTGGAGAGTTTTTAGGACATAGCAACGCCTCGACAAGTAAAGATCAGGTTCAATAACTGAATCATtcctaatagctatatcgTATTATAGCCTAAGCTAATCTGCGCTGTGCTACTCCCGAATCGACACAGGCATCTCTTTGATAGTTGTGGAATTGGTTCCCTATTCTTTTGTTGGCCGGCAGTAACactgagcttgtcaagcctCAAATCAAGCATTAGATTGGACTGATCACAGATTCCACAGCGAATATACTGAATTATCCAGCGATCTTCTAAAAGTTCCTAAATCTACCTAAACTCTACCCTTGCCTGGTTAAATGCCAAGGGAAGATCGGCCTACCTTGCATGTAAGCTTACAGGAGTGCTTCTAAAATTCATAGAAAACTGAGATCAACTCCCCGTCCAACCTTTGGGATCGGCTTTAACTGGTTAAAGGGACACGTCAGATGATTGTCTATCATAGATGCCGGATTGCCGAGATATATGCATGGATTGCCCCCAGCAGGTGCATGTACACACCCAACATGGATTCAGATCCCGCCCCCAACTTCATGCATTCCCTGCACTTGACATTCAACTACAGCACGGCGGGCTCGTATTCCGTTCCAGAAGATCTACAAAGAAATATTCCTACGGGGTAATTCATGAAATCCCTTCCTCGCTGCATGGTCAGTACTCTGCATTTCATAACGGGCTCCGTATATGTGCCCCTTTCCGTGGTAAAGTAGCCGGACCTAATCACATAACATGAGAAACATAAATAGTCTCAATGGGCCTTGAAATCTATGTAACTATTTTCCAAGCTCTAACTCTATTCCGATACACAACTCAAATCTCAACATGCGTTTCTTTTCCGTCTTGTCCACCATGACCCTTGTGGCATCAGTCTTGGGTGCCGCTATCCCAGTTCCTGTCGAGGAAAGCAACATTGAGGTTAAACGTACTATACCCTGGAGAACTAATTTTTATGATACGCCTAACTAACATTACTTCTAGGTGCCGAGGGGCACGAGGATGCTGGCCTACAGAAGCGTATGTGCTTGTGACACTTGAACAAAATGCCGACTAATTTGTTATACAGGCGACGAAGGATACGGCGATGGATGTGCTCGCAAGAGGAACTGTTAATAGCGTTTCCATATTATCACTGAGAATGATGATCCAGAGACCTTCCGATGTACCCACTGCCTGGTTTTCTTCGTGTTCTACCTGAATAGAAATGGCTCTTCAATCTCAGAAGCAAATTCCCTTAAAGTTCCATCCTCCGTGAATAAAACATCTAGCCACTGTACTTGATTCCCATCCAAGAAACTGCCGATAAGAGGATTCCCCAGTATATCGACGTTTTCGTAGCCAATAATTGCAGATTCGCATGCTCCAGATCCATTGTCCATACTCATTGGTGTTTGGAAAacttggtcttgagtttGCGGAACTTCCTTTGGCATGGAACTGGGGGTTTGTATAATCGGTGGTGGCCTATCAAAGCTCATACCATCTAATCGGCCTGTAGCCCGTAGGTTCAACACTCTAGCCTGAATATCTGACAGTCTCTCGCAAAAGTCGACTGCTGGTATGTTGCCGTCGTTCTTGAGAGATCGTAAGACACTAAGTAAGGTCTCAAGATGATCTGAGTTGACGGCTGTGGGTTTCATGACTGCTGACATGATGAGAATCATGGCTGCTGAGAATATGTGATGTGCATCCCAGTATCCAAAAGTCGCGATGCTGCCATCTAAAAACAAGCCTTCCACGATACGGCTCGATGCTTGTGCAGCGTTGACACAGCTCTCTGCTAAAGCAAGAGTGATAGATGAGACATTCTGTCGTGGCGATACATCTTCCCTCACTTTAGTGCCTAGCTGAAACTGTGTCTTGAACAGGTGAAGTAGAACAGGGCGAGTTGTCTGTATAATGCATTGGTTGTACGCGAGATGAAGGCTTGCGACAGGCCGAGGAGTACCTCTCTCTTTGACGCGCATATCTGGCTGTAGCTCGTCATGCCATTCTCGAAGCTGTTTCAAGATACCATGGACTTGATGTATATAGAGACCGTTCGTAGCTTTAGGTATGCCATAAATATGTGTCACTACCCTCCTATGTTAGCAACATAACAGAAAGTTGAGGCAGAAGATAAACAACTTACAGATGTTTCCAATGATTCTAGCAAGCTTAATATTCGTAATGAGATTCTGCGGGTCAAGAAACTCCGCCATCTCGTCCTTTGTCAGACCATCCATGCTTggcatctcaacatcaatgtCGTCGTCTCGAACAGTGATTGGCTGGCCAAGctttgatgctgagaagcgGTCGAAGAAGTAAAGCACCCACCATGTTCGCCGTCGACTTTCTCTCTCAACAGGAGTAAGCGTGGTATGTCGAGATGCAGACCTGTGCATGCCTAGGCTTTGGGCGAGACGCATGGCTATCCCACTATAGCAGTATGCTGTTCGTATGCGACCTAGTATGTTTGAGGCCCAGGCCTGGTGGAAGTCCATTGTCAGTTGATATCGGGAGAGGAAGGTCAAAGTTTGAGCTTACCAATAGTGTGAGTACTTCAACCTGCATCAAAGATGGTTCCTCGTACAGATCTTGATTCTCTTGCAACAGGTTCACAGACCTAACATAGTAGTTCGTTCCCGGCACTCTGTTGTTGTCACCCACTCCTCTTCTATGCGTATATATCTCCCCCAAAGCCATAAGTGCATAGAATTTACAAAGCCACAGCGCTGATGGCACTACTTCCCTTCGATAAACAGCATCAATCTCCTTCATGAAGGTAACCTTCAGAAACAAGGGATGGTAGTTCCCTATGAATCGTCTAGCAACATTTAGAAGTAACTTGACGTGCATTCGTTCTGGAAATTCTGGTCCTTGATCTACTGGCAGTCTCCCGTATGCATTCATTCGATGATAGTTTGACAGACCAGCTGTCGATGGGGTATAAGTATCGTCGAGACATGATAAGAGTCTGTTGCTGAAGGCAGCGCATGAGGCTTCGCCGATGAAGCCTGGCTCTGAGGATCGTTCATGGATGGGCTTTTCGGGTTGTCTATCGAAGAGTGGGTTGAAGAGAttgctttcttcttttgatAGAGATGGAGGGGCATCGATTTGGGTCTCTTGATCATCGAAAGGAGTGAATGCTGGGTTGGTTTCCGGAGTCTGGTTGTGGGTGGTGATAGCTTGAAGGCGTCTGCTATCttcttcgagcttcttgaggtaACTGAACATGATGTTAGTCTAGACTTGCAATAGCGTAGATGACTTTCATTCATCTTAGGGTAAGTTTGGAATATTTGAATGGATTTACCTCTCAGCGATTGGTATCTTTCGTTCCTTGTTCGCAGGGAACTCACATTCATCCGCCCTGCCCGTCGACTTACAAGACTGACAAGGCTTATCCCCCGAACACTTGATCTTCTGCGAATGACATCGATGGCAACTACTTGACAATCAGATCAATCATCACAACATAACTCGTGAAGGGCATCTCACGCAGCAAGCAGTCTTCTCGGGCGTCGTGTGCTCATCCTTGTAAATCGTTGAGTAATGGAATGATCTCAAACTCTGCGGGTCCGAGTCTGGGGTATTCGCTTGTATTTGCCGTTGGTGATACCGACGATGGATGGTGGAGATGGGTCGGCAAGTCCAAAGTTGCCGGTCAGATTGATCGGCTTTGCTGGAGTTGCCGATGATTAAGCAGATTCTGACCAATACCGTCGATGAAGGCGCTGATAGCGAATCCACTCCACTTACACATTGAGGGCGTGGGCGAGATGTACCCCGGATtgtttaatataatacagCTTCAAGTCGTCCAAGCTTAACCATGTCATCATACCATCCTCATCTCAGTCTCCCTCTCATTCTTCACACTCTATATCCCCGCTaaacctcatcctcattcTCACAATGTCATCTCAAGGCATCCGCATCGCCATCGACCGTGGTGGCACATTCACAGATGCTTGGGCCGAAGTCCCCGGTCGACAAGAGCACAtcgtcttcaagatcctctcAGTATGTCCTGATGAGTACGACGATGCCCCCACAGAATGCATTCGCCAGATCTTAGAGATCGCCCTAGACACAACAATACCCAAGGGCTCATTACTAGACCTTGCGCCGATTGAGTCCATTCGCATGGGAACCACAGTGGCTACCAATGCCCTCCTCGAACGAAAGGGTGATCGCGTAGCGTTCCTTGCAACAAAGGGATTCCGagatgttcttctcatcggaAACCAGGCTAGACCAGATCTTTTTGATCTTTCGGTCCGTCGCTTGAAGCAACTTTACGAAACTGTCGTGGAGATTGATGAACGAGTCACCATTGAAGGCGCAAGCGAAGCCCCTTCCAATGGCCCAATAGACGTCTCTTCAGATCCGGCGCTTGTCGTTGGTCAGACTGGAGAAGTTGTCAGGATCATGAAGAAAccagatcttgaggttgtccgcgctgatcttgaagaacttaAAGCCCAAGGCTTCAAGAACCTTGCAATCGGCCTTATGCACTCATATACATACCCCGACCACGAGCTACAAGTAACCAAGCTTGCTGAAGAAATGGGCTTCAAAGTCTCCGCTTCTTCGGTCCTGCAGTCCATGGCCAAGTACGTGCCGCGCAGTCAATCGGCCGTCGCAGACGCATACCTTACCCCAATGACGTTCGCCTACCTGGATGGCTTCCGCAAGAACTTCAAGGGCCAGTTGGAAGACGAGAGTGCAAACAAACTCCTCATCTGTCAATCTGACGGCGGCTTGACCAGTTGGTCCAAGTTTACTGGCTTGAGGGGTGTCCTCAGTGGTCCTGCTGGAGGTGTCGTCGGTCTATCGAGGACATGCTACGACGACGCTGATGGAACGCCTGTGTTGGGCTTCGATATGGGCGGTACCAGCACAGATGTCGCGAGATACTCGGGTGCTTTAGAGCATATCTTTGAGAACACCTTGGCCGAAGTGACCATCCAGACTCCTCAATTAGACATCAACACAGTCGCTGCAGGTGGTGGCTCGATCCTGTCCTGGGAGAACGGGCTTCTCAAGGTCGGTCCCAGCAGTGCTGGTGCCAATCCTGGTCCTGCATGCTACGGCAGAGGAGGTCCTTTGACTGTCACAGACGCCAACTTCCTGCTTGGTCGAATTATCCCCGACTTTTTCCCTCGCCGACTTGACCGCGATGTTGTCAGAGACAAGTTCGCTGCTCTTACGGAGATCgtcaacaaggagaaggagggcgGCGAGCCATTCACACCTGAGACTCTAGCACTGGGCTTCCTGGCCATTGCAAATGCGACAATGACTCGACCTATTCGAACACTCAGCGAAGGTCGTGGATACGGAGCTTCGAGTCACAACCTGGGTTCTTTCGGCGGTGCCGGTGGTCAACACGCTGTCTTCATCGCTCGAGATCTCGGTATTAAGCGCGCCATCATCCCATGCTACTCTAGTATCCTGTCCGCCTATGGTATGGCTCTCGCCGATGTCGTTGTCGAGAACCAAGAACCTTCCGCCATCACCTTCTCCGAAGAAGTCGTCCCCGAGATCAAAGCACGTCTTGAGTCCCTCTCTTCCAAGGGTGCCCAGGGTCTTGAGTCTCAAGGCTTTGATGCTAAGACCACTGAACATGAGTACTTCCTCAACATGCGCTACCAGGGAAGCGATACCTCTCTTATGATCCCTGTATCAGAGAATGTAGGGGATGCAGGCGTTGCTTTTACTGCTAGACATACTCAAGAGTTCGGCTTCTCTCAATCGCGCAACATTCTGATCGATGATGTTCGAGTTCGAAGTGTCGGCAAGTCTCGCGTTCTCAACATCTCGAGTCCCTtcgaagagctcaagaaatACCAGTCCGATGGTCTAACTCCCGTTCCTACACCAATTTTCTCCCGAAAGATCTTTTTCGAGAATCACGGCTGGACCGAAACTCCTGTGTATGAGCTCAAGTCTATGAGTCCCGGCGTGCACATCACCGGTCCTGCGATGATCATCGACAAGACCCAAACAATCGTGGTAGATCATCTCAGCAAGGGTGTCATTCTTCCCGAGCATGTTATccttgaggttgacaaggctgagaagcagaATGTTGCGACAGAGACTGTTGATCCAGTTACACTCAGTGTTTTCGGGCATCGTTTCATGACTGTCGCTGAGCAGATGGGCCATACCATGGAGAAGACCTCGATCTctgtcaacatcaaggagAGATTAGATTACTCTTGCGCTATCTTCTCTGCTGACGGTGGTCTTGTCGCCAACGCCCCTCATGTTCCTAGTCATCTTGGCTCAATGAGCACAGCCATCGCGTACCAGGCTCAACGATACAAGGCTGGTGAATTGAAGCCTGGCGATGTCATCATCAGTAACCATCCTCAAGCAGGCGGTACTCATCTCCCCgatatcaccaccatcacgcCCGTgttcgatgatgaagagaaccCCAAGGAGATtatcttcttcgtcgccaACCGTGGTCATCACGCAGACATTGGCGGTATCGTTCCTGGCTCGATGCCTCCTAACTCTACTGAACTTTGGCAAGAAGGTGCCGCTATCGAGtccttcaagatgatcaaCGAGGGTGCCTTTGATGAAGCCGGTTTGATCAAACGTCTCTACGACGAGCCCGCTTCGTTTCCCGGCTGCAGCGGTACTCGTACTTTGACGGAGAACATCGCTGATCTTAAGGCTGCTGTCGCTTCTAACCAAAAGGGCATTGAGTTAATCAGAGCGCTGATTAAAGAGTTTACTTGGCCTGTTGTTCAACTGTACATGCATGCTATTCAGGACAATGCTGCTCAGTCTGTGCGCGATCTTCTTAAACAATTTGCCGCTAAGCATGAAGGCGGTGTTCTTGAAGCGACAGAGTATAACGACGATGGTATCCCgttcaagctcaaggttaCCATCGACAAAGAGACGGGAGATGCTGTTTTCGACTTTACAGGAACCGGGCCTGAACATTCTGGTAACCTCAATGCGCCACCGACATGCTCATACTCTGTCATCATGGTAAGTTTACAGCCTCCTAGTATTGACCTTGACTGACATCTTCAAAGTACTGCCTCCGCTCCATGATCTCCAAAGGCGACATCCCCCTCAACCAAGGCTGCCTCAAGCCCATCAAAGTAATCTGTCCCGACAACACCATCctctccccctcccccaccGCCGCCACCGTCGGCTGCACCACCGAAACATCCCAAAAGATCGCCGATCTCGTCCTCCGCGCCTTCAACGCCGCGGCCGCCTCCCAAGGAACGATGAACAACCTCAGCTTCGGCTGTGGCGGTACAGATCCCGTCACCGGTGAAGTCACCAAGGGCTTTGGATACTACGAGACCATCTGTGGAGGTGCAGGTGCTGGACTGGGTTGGCATGGTGCTAGTGCTGTTCATACGCACATGACGAACACGAGGATTACGGATCCGgagatcttggagaagagataTCCCGTTATTCTGCATGAGTTCTCTATTAGGAAGGGTAGTGGCGGTGCTGGAAAGTGGAggggtggtgatggttgtgTTCGCGAGATGGAGTTCCGTATGCCTCTGCAGGTATCCGTTCTTACTGATCGACGAGTCACAGCGCCTTATGGTCTCGAGGGTGGAGAAGAGGGACAGAGGGGGCAGAATATTTGGGTGAGGAAGGATCCTGTTACGGGAGCTATGAGACAGGTTTCGCTTGGACCGAGGAAGACGTCGCATTTTGCGGCGGGAGATAGGATTATTATCCTGACGCCTGGTGGCGGAGGTTATGGGTCGGCTTTGGAGACGAAGGATGAGGTTGCTGTGCCGGAGAGGGATTCGAGATCGTTTTTGACGAATGGTAGCTTGGGAGTTAGACACAGCATTGCTACTGGAAATTAGGTAGTTTTGTAGGACTGTAATAGCAATTGTATGTTTACCTTGTCACCCTCATCGTCGCCCCGATTTGACCTTGAACCATCGCGGCCTTCCCATTTATCCAAGTTCTATCACATGTTTCCCAAAGAATTTATCGTGTAAGTCCGAGTATAAAGATGGGCGATGCTTGTACAATGTGTTCTAACTGCTAATATACACCTTTTGGTCAGAGTGGGATAACTGTTCATCTCCCCAACTCCAGCCAACTTTCACCAGCCAtactctcttctcttcaacacctTTTTAAAACTTATGAATCTTTCCCTTCTCAATACCCAACTCCCCCAAAACACCTCCTCCCCTCTTCCCAACAAGCGCCTCCTCCATAGCAGGCGGTCCACAAACAAAAACCTTCTCCGTCCCCTTCGGCACAACCTCCTCCAAAAGCTCCCTATCAACCCTCCCCTTCCTCATAACTGACCCCTCCTTCGGTCTACTAAC encodes the following:
- a CDS encoding related to hard surface induced protein 3 (chip3); this encodes MAGGILLGEQEPKPTTTSLKNHDKLSSLVSQARSIGLFLLPSFISQGPAPKECPQARSSSSPTLYLDGLRGLFSFLVFLRHFLLPWEEGLDTGFGQNGNMAFIKLPIIRLVYAGPTVPIFFIVSGFVLAYKPLKLIHKKDYDALGLYTMSSVLRRPFRLFLPPLVSTFIVATTVSAGLYTAPYQDMPGWVPRHPERLGSLWAQIGDWIRFVVVDLTHPWSWKSPMSEYDSHLWTIPIQFRASMIVYLTLLALARARVWVRGTTIFFLCLYALQQGRWEMYLFFAGVFLSERSLKSHDSSEAQPSDGGESATSRSPLRSSLWPGIIHRFLFLLGLYLSSYPRARNAGFSTPGYLLLSSLTDRYIYWQSYGATLICWSLSRDRLLQKPFTSRPLRYLAKISFTLYLVHGPVLHLFGYSMVPAFQGLTGSSTEWQYESGLLLALAVLAPVVVWIADVFWRAVDKPCSVLVVRTIEPFFID
- a CDS encoding related to monophenol monooxygenase (tyrosinase), whose amino-acid sequence is MESLYKRISRVLSRKWKYQPLVNHEPEDIEKENGSMYNSCLISICLAAVLFIGIIISWGVSLTRAPTSCIQPVRRMEWRELNKTQKKDYISAVVCLAEKESHFEPGSSRYDDFAYMHVFEGTVTHYAASFLPWHRYFIHTYEKALTEECDFHGSLPYWDWALDAHDLAASPIFDPIDGFGGNGTSRSSLPTMFGGHCVPEGPFANATRHWQSKSNGHGFDILKNPHCLSRGFQGGEKKTKLENRVTIDAINSVLSLQSYEEFVDALEVQAHNSIPQFVRGDFYGLTAPNDPVFYLHHAQVDRLWWLWQQQDIESRTKTYQGPRQNTRVHANESLSGSSLDDVISLGNLSEPVRVHEITGSVIVDYDYVLTDRRLNPYV
- a CDS encoding related to positive activator of transcription codes for the protein MFSYLKKLEEDSRRLQAITTHNQTPETNPAFTPFDDQETQIDAPPSLSKEESNLFNPLFDRQPEKPIHERSSEPGFIGEASCAAFSNRLLSCLDDTYTPSTAGLSNYHRMNAYGRLPVDQGPEFPERMHVKLLLNVARRFIGNYHPLFLKVTFMKEIDAVYRREVVPSALWLCKFYALMALGEIYTHRRGVGDNNRVPGTNYYVRSVNLLQENQDLYEEPSLMQVEVLTLLAWASNILGRIRTAYCYSGIAMRLAQSLGMHRSASRHTTLTPVERESRRRTWWVLYFFDRFSASKLGQPITVRDDDIDVEMPSMDGLTKDEMAEFLDPQNLITNIKLARIIGNILTHIYGIPKATNGLYIHQVHGILKQLREWHDELQPDMRVKERGTPRPVASLHLAYNQCIIQTTRPVLLHLFKTQFQLGTKVREDVSPRQNVSSITLALAESCVNAAQASSRIVEGLFLDGSIATFGYWDAHHIFSAAMILIMSAVMKPTAVNSDHLETLLSVLRSLKNDGNIPAVDFCERLSDIQARVLNLRATGRLDGMSFDRPPPIIQTPSSMPKEVPQTQDQVFQTPMSMDNGSGACESAIIGYENVDILGNPLIGSFLDGNQVQWLDVLFTEDGTLREFASEIEEPFLFR
- a CDS encoding hydantoin utilization family protein, with the protein product MSSQGIRIAIDRGGTFTDAWAEVPGRQEHIVFKILSVCPDEYDDAPTECIRQILEIALDTTIPKGSLLDLAPIESIRMGTTVATNALLERKGDRVAFLATKGFRDVLLIGNQARPDLFDLSVRRLKQLYETVVEIDERVTIEGASEAPSNGPIDVSSDPALVVGQTGEVVRIMKKPDLEVVRADLEELKAQGFKNLAIGLMHSYTYPDHELQVTKLAEEMGFKVSASSVLQSMAKYVPRSQSAVADAYLTPMTFAYLDGFRKNFKGQLEDESANKLLICQSDGGLTSWSKFTGLRGVLSGPAGGVVGLSRTCYDDADGTPVLGFDMGGTSTDVARYSGALEHIFENTLAEVTIQTPQLDINTVAAGGGSILSWENGLLKVGPSSAGANPGPACYGRGGPLTVTDANFLLGRIIPDFFPRRLDRDVVRDKFAALTEIVNKEKEGGEPFTPETLALGFLAIANATMTRPIRTLSEGRGYGASSHNLGSFGGAGGQHAVFIARDLGIKRAIIPCYSSILSAYGMALADVVVENQEPSAITFSEEVVPEIKARLESLSSKGAQGLESQGFDAKTTEHEYFLNMRYQGSDTSLMIPVSENVGDAGVAFTARHTQEFGFSQSRNILIDDVRVRSVGKSRVLNISSPFEELKKYQSDGLTPVPTPIFSRKIFFENHGWTETPVYELKSMSPGVHITGPAMIIDKTQTIVVDHLSKGVILPEHVILEVDKAEKQNVATETVDPVTLSVFGHRFMTVAEQMGHTMEKTSISVNIKERLDYSCAIFSADGGLVANAPHVPSHLGSMSTAIAYQAQRYKAGELKPGDVIISNHPQAGGTHLPDITTITPVFDDEENPKEIIFFVANRGHHADIGGIVPGSMPPNSTELWQEGAAIESFKMINEGAFDEAGLIKRLYDEPASFPGCSGTRTLTENIADLKAAVASNQKGIELIRALIKEFTWPVVQLYMHAIQDNAAQSVRDLLKQFAAKHEGGVLEATEYNDDGIPFKLKVTIDKETGDAVFDFTGTGPEHSGNLNAPPTCSYSVIMYCLRSMISKGDIPLNQGCLKPIKVICPDNTILSPSPTAATVGCTTETSQKIADLVLRAFNAAAASQGTMNNLSFGCGGTDPVTGEVTKGFGYYETICGGAGAGLGWHGASAVHTHMTNTRITDPEILEKRYPVILHEFSIRKGSGGAGKWRGGDGCVREMEFRMPLQVSVLTDRRVTAPYGLEGGEEGQRGQNIWVRKDPVTGAMRQVSLGPRKTSHFAAGDRIIILTPGGGGYGSALETKDEVAVPERDSRSFLTNGSLGVRHSIATGN